From one Musa acuminata AAA Group cultivar baxijiao chromosome BXJ2-6, Cavendish_Baxijiao_AAA, whole genome shotgun sequence genomic stretch:
- the LOC135615553 gene encoding probable inactive receptor kinase At1g27190, producing MRTILWRSLLVLHVVAAAAAAAAAAAEDDVRCLRGVKATLDRDGRLTWNLSNGTVGFVCSFVGVSCWNPQENRVLGLNLRDMSLSGSIASDLQYCAAANVLDLSSNAISGAIPPDLCSWLPYLVTLDLSNNQLTGAIPPGLSGCRFLNTLVLAGNRLEGAIPPSLAQLDRLTRLDLSDNRLSGPIPAPIGDKFASSSFDHNDGLCGHPVSRCGRSLTRTIAIVVAAGVFGAATSLALAWMIWRCWSPSGKRASPERGREDGRWWAERLRMAHNRLVPVSLFQKPIVKVKLADLMTATADFHPSNLIVAGSPRTGTSYKAVLPDGSALTVKRLHSCPLPEKHFRAEMGRIGQLRHPNLVPLLGFCLVEDERLLVYKHMPNGALSSALESLDWPARVRIGIGAARGLSWLHHGFQIPFLHQNLSLKAILLDEDYEARITDFGLTGLMRTSTGDGADTSPFLNGDFGEFGYTAPECASNADPTTKEDVYAFGIILLELVTGQKATEITSDAAGEGFKGSLVDWVNRLSITGRIHEAFDLSLRGKGNDDEIMQVLKIASGCVVASPKERPSMYKVFQTLKKIGDGYDLSEHLDEFPLVYGKEE from the coding sequence ATGAGGACGATATTGTGGAGGAGCTTGTTGGTGCTACATGTTGTGgctgcggcagcggcagcggcagcggcggcggcggaggacgaCGTGCGGTGCCTCCGGGGGGTGAAGGCTACCCTCGACCGTGATGGCAGGCTGACCTGGAACCTCTCCAATGGAACTGTGGGCTTCGTCTGCAGTTTCGTGGGCGTGTCGTGCTGGAACCCCCAGGAGAACCGCGTGCTGGGGCTCAACCTTAGGGACATGTCGCTCTCCGGCTCGATCGCTTCTGATCTCCAGTACTGCGCCGCTGCCAACGTCCTCGACCTTTCCTCCAACGCCATCTCCGGCGCCATCCCCCCTGACCTTTGTTCCTGGCTCCCCTACCTCGTCACCCTCGACCTCTCCAACAACCAGCTCACCGGCGCCATCCCCCCCGGCCTCTCCGGCTGTCGCTTCCTCAACACCCTCGTCCTCGCTGGCAACCGGCTCGAGGGCGCCATCCCGCCCTCTCTTGCCCAGCTCGACCGCCTCACCCGCCTCGATCTCTCTGACAATCGGCTCTCCGGACCCATCCCTGCGCCGATCGGCGACAAGTTCGCCTCCTCCTCTTTCGATCACAACGACGGCCTCTGCGGCCATCCCGTCTCCCGCTGCGGCAGATCGCTCACCCGGACCATCGCAATTGTCGTCGCCGCCGGCGTCTTCGGCGCCGCCACCTCGCTCGCCCTCGCCTGGATGATCTGGCGGTGCTGGTCACCGTCCGGCAAGCGGGCGTCTCCCGAGCGCGGCCGAGAGGACGGTAGGTGGTGGGCCGAGCGGCTTCGGATGGCGCACAACCGCCTCGTGCCCGTCTCGTTGTTCCAGAAGCCGATCGTGAAGGTGAAGTTGGCGGATCTGATGACGGCCACCGCCGACTTCCACCCGAGCAACTTAATTGTCGCCGGGAGCCCGAGAACTGGGACCTCGTACAAGGCCGTGCTGCCGGACGGATCGGCTCTCACTGTCAAGCGGCTCCACTCTTGCCCGCTGCCGGAGAAGCACTTCCGCGCGGAGATGGGGCGGATCGGGCAGCTCCGGCACCCCAACCTGGTACCCCTTCTGGGCTTCTGCCTCGTCGAGGACGAGCGGCTTCTCGTGTACAAGCACATGCCCAATGGCGCCCTCTCCTCGGCCCTCGAGTCGCTTGATTGGCCGGCCAGGGTCAGGATCGGGATAGGCGCCGCTCGTGGCCTCTCCTGGCTCCACCATGGCTTCCAGATCCCGTTCCTCCACCAGAACTTGAGCTTGAAGGCCATCCTTCTCGATGAGGACTACGAGGCAAGGATCACAGATTTTGGGCTAACAGGGCTGATGAGGACATCAACCGGGGATGGAGCTGACACAAGCCCGTTCCTGAATGGGGACTTTGGGGAGTTCGGGTATACGGCACCAGAGTGTGCTAGTAATGCAGATCCGACCACCAAGGAGGATGTGTACGCTTTTGGGATCATTCTGTTGGAGCTGGTCACAGGGCAGAAGGCTACTGAGATAACCAGTGATGCAGCAGGAGAAGGGTTCAAGGGGAGTTTGGTGGATTGGGTGAATCGGCTTTCTATCACAGGTAGAATTCATGAGGCATTTGATCTGTCACTTCGGGGGAAGGGCAACGATGACGAGATTATGCAGGTGTTGAAGATTGCTTCTGGTTGTGTGGTAGCCTCACCAAAGGAGAGGCCTTCTATGTATAAAGTCTTCCAAACTTTGAAGAAAATTGGGGATGGATATGATCTCTCAGAGCATTTAGATGAATTCCCACTTGTTTATGGGAAGGAAGAGTAA